The Thermoproteota archaeon DNA window ATGTCGTCGGCTCTCCCGAGGAGGAGTTCCAGAGCAGGAACCACAGGCGAGTTTACGAGATAATAGCCAGGAGGAATCTAGCCACCCTAGCACCGGATGCCCTCATCAGGAGGGTGAATGTGGAGGTCTCAGTGGAGGAATACAGGTTCAAGGCAAGTGGCGCTGCCCTACTAGAGGAGGGATGGCTCAGGGTCTACCCCTACGCTAAGAGGGATTACTCGATGCCCCCAGTGGACAATGGAGAGGAAGTTAAGTGCATTGACGTAAAGATAGAGGAGAAGGAGACCCAGCCACCCAAGAGGTACACACCGGTCTCGATAATTAAAGAGATGGAGAAGTTGGGATTGGGAACAAAGAACACCAGGGTTCAGATACTGGATATACTCAAGGAGAGGGGATACATAGAGGGGAAAAGTTTCAAGCCCACGCCGCTGGGAGAGGCGGTCGCGGAAGTGCTTGAGGAGTACGTTCCAGATCTCACAAGCCCGGAGCTCACTGCTAAGCTTGAAGAAGCCATGGCGAAGATTGAGAGAGGGGAGTTAGACCACAGCTCCTTCCTCAGCGATGCGTTACTGAAACTAGAGCAGATAATGAGGGACTTCAAGAGTAAGGAAGGGCTCATCTCAGAGAAGCTGGCCAAGGCTGTTCAGGCATACAGGTTAACCCAGAACGTCGTCGGGAAATGCCCGAAGTGCGGAAGGGATCTCCTCCTCAAGAAGAGCAAGTACGGCTACTTCGTCATATGCTCCGGCTATCCTGACGACTGCGATGTGAAGTTCAACCTCTTACCTGGGGAGCGCATATTGAGGGAGGAGTGCAAGTGCGGTCTCCCGCTGGTGGAAGGGAAGATCAGAACTAAGAGTAAGAAGACCCTCAAGTACATCAGGTGCTTGGGTAATTGCGAGGAGAGCCCGGTGAGGTGCGCCAAATGCGGCGGAGTGATGGTTCCGAAGAAGGGAAAGTTTGGGGTGTACCTGCAGTGCAGGGAGTGCGGATCCGTGAACTTCTTCAGAGTAAGAAAGCGCTGATAGCCGATCTGGATGGGACCTTGGTCGACCTCCGCATAGATTGGGATTCCCTCAGGGAGAGGGTAAGGCGGGCGATGGGATGGGATCATCCCCTCAGGCCTTTGGGGAGGAGCATACCGCTAGCTGCAAGGAACGAGGAGGAGGTCAAACGAGCATTCGAGATAGTAGAGGAGGAGGAATTGAAAGCAGCATCGAGGGCTCGACCGGACGAGGAACTGAGAGAATTCTTCGTTTCCTTAAGGAGGAAGGGCCTCCAAATAGGACTTGTAACAATGCAGGCTAGCAGATCGGCCGTTTTAGTCCTGAGGAATATGGATCTAGCCGATCTGTTCGACGTAATCGTCACTAGAGAGTACTCTCTAGACAGGAGAGGACAGTTAGTTTACGCTCTGAAAAAATTGGGTGTTAGGGGTGGAGATTGCGTATTTCTAGGGGACATGGAGTGGGATGTAAGGTCCGGGAAGGAGGTCGGGTGCCTCACCATATGCGTTGGAGGGGAGATAGAAGGTGCGGATCTCTATGTGCGGGACCTCAAGGAAATATTCAAGTATTGACCAAGAGCTCGGGTTTCTCCTTTTCCAGCCTTTCAAGGAGTTTCTTCGCCCTTTCGGTGGCGTAAACCCTCATCCCGCCGCCGCTGTAAGTGACCCTCACTAGGCCCTCGCTCTCCAAGTATTTGATGACCTTGACACGGTACTCCCTCTTAGCAATCAGCTTGCTGGCCGTCATGCCCTTGTCGCCGCGCTTTACCAGCTCCTTTAGGATCCGAACATGGGACTTCAGTAATACCACCTGACCACCTCCTCATTCACTCTAGTACCGGTATTCTTAATAAATGTTTACCGACTTTAGGCTAAATCCATGCTGTATAAGGATGTAATAACAATAGTAAAGCCACAAATTTTACCAACATTCTCTGGAGAGTATAATTAGGGATCCTTACGACTTCGATGAACGACTTATTTGAACATAATGTGAACATTAAGTAACCTTACCAATGAGATGGAAACTAGGCTCCTTCCACATTTCTCAAGTATTCTCTTATGTAGGATGACAGAGATCTTACCAGTCTCTTCATTTCTCTCGCCTTTCTTCGTCTCTCTTCCATTTCTCTCTGGAGGGAGGCTAGTTGTTTCTCTAACTTTTGTATACCATCTGACGAAGAAATGGCAACCAGAACCCTCTCCAGAGTTATGCGGTCCAGCCTCTCTAGAAAGTATTCTATCTGCTGAACCAAGTGTTTACCGACTGAATCGCCGGAGTCTCCCAGTCTCTTCAGCCTATGCTTGAACGAGATCAAATTCTGCCTCTCCTGACCTAGAGGGTCGTAGATTATCTCGACCCTTATCATCCTACCCATTCTGGAGACTCGGGTGAACTCCTCAAGTCCCAAGTCGCTTATCACCCTATATATAGTTTCCGCTGGATTCCCTATCCCCCTTGGCCTCATCCTCATCCACCTCTATCTCGGCCACGATGGGGCCTCTGTACCCACAGTCCAGACAGATATATTCCTCCGGCAGTAGCCAGCCAGAGAAGGGGGAGAGCTTCCTTATATTAGTGCTCCCACAAACGGGACACACAGTTATCTTGATCGTCTTCTTTGACCTACCCACTTCCATCACACTTTCCCATTTCCTCCGTGATGTCGGTTCCATATATGCCGTGCTCCCTAATTAAAAATTGGTGATGTCATGCAGAGGAGGAAGGGGGTTACCGGCACGCTGGAGCAGGCTCTCCTCATAGCCGTGACCTTAGCATTCTTCTTGGGTATAGTTGTCACTCCAATGGCGAATGCAGCCAAGTTCGTCTGGGAAATGCCTCAGAACGCTTGGGAAAACTGGAACAACTTCGTTGATTGGTTGGATGATCTCATAAGCAACGTGTTCAGTCTCGATAGTGGTGGAAGCGGCGGCCAGAACGGCTGACCGAACCCTCTTTCTTTCATTCACATAGTAGGCTGAGGGTAACTTTTTCATTGGCGCTGTCCCATTTGAGCGATTCCGGTGGAGAAGGTGGTGATATTTGGAGGCGGAGGCCAACCTCGTCAGTAAGCTCAGGCGGATAGAGAGGAAGTGGCAGGCCAAGTGGGAGGAAGCTAGAATATTCGAGGCGGATCCAGACAGCAGAGAGAAATTCTACCTCACTGTGGCTTATCCCTATCCCAACAGCCCGCAGCACGTGGGTCACGGGAGGACCTATGGACTTACAGATGCGTATGCCCGTTTCAAGAGGATGCAGGGCTACAATGTGCTCTTCCCCATGGCCTTTCATTACACCGGAACTCCGATCCTCGCTATGGCAAAGAGGCTCAGAGAGGGTGACAAGGAGCTTATACGCATATTCACAGAGATATTCCACATACCCAAGGAGAAGCTTAAGGAGCTGGAGGACCCGCTCAAGATGGCTCGCTACTTTCACGAGGAAATTAAGTCGGGAATGAAGCTCATGGGGTACTCTATAGACTGGAGGAGGGAGTTCACCACCATAGACCCGCCCTACAACAACTTCATAACGTGGCAGTTCCACAAGCTCCACGAGAAAGGCCTCCTCACCAAGGGTAGACATCCTGTCGGTTGGTGCCCGAGGTGCAATAATGCGGTAGGTCAACACGACACAATAGGTGATGTAGAACCGGAGATCGCTGAGACTACTCTGATAAAGTTCGAGGATGAATTCATCATCCCGGTCGTTACCTTCAGACCAGAAACCATCCTTGGCGTCACCAATATCTGGATAAATCCGGAGGTGAAGTACAAGATCATAGAGGTGAGCGGGGAGAAGTGGGTGGTCTCCGAGGAGGCTCTGATAAAGCTCAAGTTCCAGAAGTTCCCCGTGAAGAAGGAGATTGGTGAAATCTGGGGCAGAGATCTGCTGGGGAAGAAAGTGAGAAACCCCATGACCCGAGAGGAGATCGTGATACTCCCAGCCAAGTTCGTTGATCCAGATTACGGGACCGGTATTGTGATGTCCGTCCCCGGGCATGCTCCTTACGACTATCTCGCCCTCATGGACCTCAAGAGGAATCCGGATGCTCTCAGGAAGTACGAGCTCTCTCCAGGGGTGCTCGATGGCCTCGAGCCGGTATCCATAATTGAGGTGGAGGGATTCGGCGAGTTCCCGGCCAAAGATGCCGTGGAATCCCTCGGGGTCAGGGACCAGAATGATGAGAGGGCTGAGGAGGCCACCGAGCTCGTCTACTCCAAGGAGTATCACTCCGGAAGGATGAAACCAAATACTGGGAAGTACGCGGGCTTGCCAGTGAGTGAGGCGAAGGAAAGGGTCAAGGAGGATCTGATAGCTGAGGGGAAGGCTTACATGTTCTACGAGATAGCCAACGCCCCTGTGTACTGCAGGTGCGGGGCCAAGATAGTCGTGAACATAGTTGAGGACCAGTGGTTCATCGACTACTCTAATCCCGAGTGGAAGAGGTTGGCCCATGAGGCCCTCAACAGCATGAGGATAGTTCCTAGGGAGGTCAGGAGGGAGTTTGAGGAGGCAATAGATTGGATGAGAGAGAAGGCCTGTGCTAGAAAGAGTGGCCTCGGGACCAAGCTTCCGTTCGATCCGGATTGGATGATAGAGAGTCTCAGCGATTCCACTATTTACATGGCCTACTACACGATAAGTAAGTTCATAAATGAGGGACTGGTTACCGCAGAGCACCTTGACGATGAGGCCTTCGACTACATATTCCTCGGGAAGGGAGATCCGGAGGACATCGCCCGCAGGAAGGGGCTCGATGAAGAGGTCCTCAAGAGGCTCAGGCAGGAGTTCACCTACTGGTACCCGCTCGACTCCAGGCACAGTGGTAGGGATCTCATATGGAACCATCTCACCTTCTTCATTTTCAATCATGTAGCCATATTCCCCAGAGAGCTCTGGCCCAGGCAGATAGTCGTGAACGGCTCGGTCACCATGGAAGGAAAGAAGATGTCCAAATCCTTGGGCAATATAATCCCGATAAGGGAGGCAGTGGAGATATTCGGTGCTGACCCCATCAGGCTGTCCGTTCTCGGTTCTGCCGAGCTTCTGTCAGATGCAGACTTCTCCCCTCAGGTAGCAGCCAGCACCCTCAGGAGGTTGTTTAGAATACACGAGATAGCCACGCAGTTCTCGGGAGCGGAGGAGAGAAAGGAACCGGAGGACTTCTGGGACAAGTGGATACTCAGCAGGACGAGAACCCACATAATAGCCACGACCGAGTCCATGGAGGAGTGCAGGAGCAGGGAGGCGATACAGCACTCACTCTACCTGATCCTCAACGAGATGGAGGAGTATTTAGATGCTAAGGAGAGGCCTAACGAGGGCATCATCAAGGCGATCCTCAAGATATGGGCCAGACTGCTCGCCCCCTTCGCGCCCCACATGGCCGAGGAGATCTGGGAGATAGTTGGCGGGGAAGGTTTCGTGTCCCTCGCTAGGTGGCCCGATCCCGAGGAGATGCCCCAGTACCCAGAGGCGGAGCTCTCATACGAGGTCGTGTCCAATGTTCTCGAGGATGTGAGGAGCATCCTCGCTTCAGGGGTGAAGGGAAGCAAGCTTTACCTCTACTTAGCGTCAGACTGGAAGTACGACCTCTTTAGGAGGATCGACGAGTTGAAGAGGGTGCATGGACTCGATCCGCGCAGGATAATACCTGAAGTGATGAAGGAGGAGAGGTTCAAGATCAAGAGCAAACAAGCGATTGACCTGATCAGGCAGTTCACCTCAGGCGGATGGCCGTGGCTGCCCAGCAAGGAAGCCGAGCTCGGAGCCCTCAAGGATGCTAAGTCCTTCTTGGAGAAGAAGCTGGGCTTGGAGATGGTGTTCGAGGACGAGGATTCACCGTCCTACGATCCTAAAAAGAGGGCCGGGAGGGCCGCCCCCGGGAAACCGGCCATCTACATAGAGTGATGGAAATCCTTCCATCTCACATTTTATTCGCTATATAGTCGAGGAGATCGACTACTCTAGCCGAATAGCCCCACTCATTGTCGTACCATCCGAACACCTTGATGAAGTTGCCATCCACAACCTGGGTCAGCTCGGGATCGAAGATGACGCTGTGCTCATCGCCCACCAAGTCTACCGATACTACGGGATCGTGGGCTATTCCTATGTACCTTGACAAGGGGCCGCTGGCGGCCTTCTCAAAGGCCCTGTTCACCTCATGGATGTTGGTCTCCCTCTCGACCTCTGCGGAGAAATCGACTATGGACACATCCGGGGTGGGTACCCTTAGGGCTATCGCGGCCAGCCTCCCCCTCAGCTCAGGGAATATCAGCTCTATGGCCTTCGCCGCGCCGGTGGATGTGGGTATTATGGACATGGCAGCAGCCCTAGCCCTCCTAAGGTCCCTGTGGGGCGCGTCCAGTATCCTCTGATCGTTGGTGTAGGCGTGAACCGTGGTCATCAATCCTCTTCTTATTCTGAAGCTCTCATGCAGCACCTTGACCAACATGGCGAAGGCGTTGGTAGTGCAGGAGGCGTTGCTTATCACGTGATGCTTGTCCAGATCCAGACCGCCCTCGTTGACACCCATAACAACTGTATAGTCTGCAGGTTCGCCCTTGGCCGGCGCTGTAATCACTACCTTCTTGACGCTGCCCCTCAGATGCTTTGCAGCATCGCTCCTAGACCTGAAGAGTCCTGTGGCCTCAACCACCACATCAATATCCAGCTCTTCCCACGGGATCTTCGCCGGATCCCTGACGCTGAACACCCTGATCTCCTTGCCATCCACGATTATGCTGGATCCCTCGGCCACTACGGTCCCGGGATACCTGCCGAAGACGGAGTCGTATTTCAGCAAGTGAGATAGCGTCTTGGGGTCCGCTATGTCGTTCACCGCTACGAATTCCAAGTTAGGGTTCCTCTGTCCTATCTTGAATACCTGCCTCCCTATCCTCCCGAATCCGTTAATCCCGATCCTGATCGGCATAAGGCATACTGAGGAGGAAAGTAAAAAGATTTCCTAAAGAAGGGGAGTTAGGAACTGACCCTTCTAGCGAATTCCTCGGCCACTCTCCTGTATCTCTCCATTTCCTCGGTGCCCATGGGCCTCACTTTCTTCAGGGCCTCCTCAAAGTGTTTCAATTGTATCTTTAGCTCGTCCTTGTGGGCTATTGCTTCCTTCGGATCCTTGTAATTGGAGATATGTTCCCTAAGAGCTATCAGGGCGGCCGTGTTCACCAAGTTCTCCAAGTCAGCGCCTGTGTATCCCTCAGTGCGCTTGGCCAGCTCCTCTAGATTCACATCGTCAGCGAGGGGCTTCCCCCTTGTGTGTATCCTGAGGATCTCCACCCTAGCCTTGTAGTCCGGCGGAGGGACATATATCAGCCTGTCGAACCTACCGGGCCTCAGGAGAGCTGGATCCAGCAAGTCGGGCCTGTTAGTCGCTGCTATGACTACGACCTTCCTCAGCTCCTCAAGACCATCCATCTCAGTCAGTAACTGGCTGATTATCCTCTCAGTCACCCTAGAATCGCCAGCAGCCCCCCTCACCGGGGCGATGGAGTCTATCTCATCGAAGAATACTATGGCCGGAGCCGCCTGCCTCGCCTTCCTGAATATCTCCCTTATGGCCTTCTCGCTCTCTCCCACCCACTTGCTGAGTATCTCGGGGCCCTTCACGCTTATGAAGTTCGCCTCGCTCTCGTTGGCAACAGCCTTTGCCAGCAACGTTTTACCGGTTCCAGGAGGACCGTAGAGGAGAATGCCCTTGGGCTGCTTGGCACCGCTAGCCTCGAAGAGCTCCGGGTACCTGAGAGGCCACTCGACCGCCATCCTGAGCTCCTCCTTGACCTCTTCAAGGCCTCCTATGTCCTCCCACTTCACATTAGGTACCTGGACTACTACCTCCCTCAAAGCTGACGGAGTTATATCCTTCAGAGCATCAAGGAAGTCTTGCATCGTCACTTGAAGTTTTTCCAAGACCTCAGCCGGGATCTCCTCGCTCTCGAATAGGTTCACCTCCTTCATGAGCCTCCTTAGAGCCCTCATAGCCGCCTCCTTGGCTAAGGCCGCGAGGTCAGCGCCCACGAACCCGTGGGTTATCTCAGCCAACTTATCGAGATCTACATCGTCTGAGAGGGGCATTCCCCTAGTGTGTATCTGCAGTATCTCCTTCCTGCCCTCCCTATCCGGCACCCCTATCTCTATCTCCCTGTCGAACCTGCCAGGCCTCCTTAGTGCTGGATCTATGGCATTAGGCCTGTTCGTAGCCCCAATAACTATTACCTCTCCCCTACCCTTCAGGCCATCCATGAGAGCGAGGAGCTGGGCCACTACACGCCTCTCAACCTCTCCAGTCACCTCCTCCCTCTTGGGAGCGATCGCATCTATCTCATCTATGAATATTATCGAGGGAGCGTTCTTCTCAGCCTCCTCGAATATCTCCCTGAGCCTCTTCTCGCTCTCACCGTAGTACTTGGACATTATCTCCGGGCCCGAGATGCTTATGAAGTGGGCGTTGCTCTCGTTGGCAACAGCCTTCGCCAGCAACGTTTTACCGCAGCCCGGTGGTCCATAGAGCAGCACGCCCTTGGGCGGCTCAATGCCAAGCTTTTGGAAGAGCTCCGGATGTCTTAGAGGTAACTCTACCATCTCCCTTATCTTCTGGATGGCATCCTTGAGGCCTCCTATATCCTCATAAGTGACTCTGGGGATCTTCCTCTCCTCTGGAGCTGGTTTCTCGCTTATCTCTATGTCAGTATCCGGACCGACTATCACAGCATCGGCCACAGGCTGTATTCCCACAACCACTAGTTCTATCCTAGTTCCCAGAACGTTGATCGGTATCCTGTCCCCTCTAGTGAGAGGCCTCCCTTCGAGTAGTCTCTTCAGGTACTCCTCCCCGCCCAGTAATCTCATGGGCTCTGTCGGGGCCAGCAGCACCTTTCTAGCAGGCTTGGCTATGGCCTTTCTCACCCTGACGGTGTCGTCTATGGCCACACCAGCGTTCCTCCTCGTGTAACCATCAATTCTGATGATGCCCTTCCCATAATCGGCCGAATAAGACGGCCAAGCCCGGGCGGCGGTCACCTTGGTACCTTCAATCAGGACCACATCGCCCGTCTCTATGCCCAGCTCTGACATGGTCTCTGGCTCCAACCTAGCGATGCCCCTGCCCACGTCTTGAGAGTGTGCTTCCGCCACACGGAGTGTAACGTACTTCCTCTCGGATGACATCAAATCACCTCCTCCCATAAAAAGGATGGAAACCGGATGCTCACTCCACCTTTATCCTAGTGCCCTCCTCCTTGATAGGCTCCTTAGGCTTCAGGGTTATCTCCAAGATGCCGTTATTATATCTAGCCTTGGCGGTCTTCGGATCTACCTCAACCGGCAGCTCTACTTGGGTTCTGTACTTCCTATCGCCGTTCTCCGCCTTGATCTTGACTATCTTCTCCGTCGCCTCCACTTCTATCTTGTCCTTGGTGACTCCAGGTATCTCCGCTATGACCTTCACCTCGTTTGCCTTGTCGTCCACGACAATGTCGACGAAGGGCTCCCTGTATCCAGCCTCCTCTATTACCGGAGGCTTGACATTACCGAACCTTCTCACTATGGGCTTGCCATCAGGACCTATGGTTATACTGAATCCATACACATAAGGACCGCGGATCTCACCCTCGCCCTTCATACCGGCGAAAATCTCGTCGATCATCTTCTCGAGCTCCTCAAAGTCCTTCTCCATATCCTCGAGAATCCTCCTCCAGTACCTGTCCCACCACATACTCTCGACCTCCCATTATCCGTTAAGTTAAGTTAATATAAAAACTTTTCCAAATTTAGCGTGAAAATCTCTTCAGATTCCGGAGGATCTCCTCCCTCATCCAGAGTAGATGAGACTCTACAGACTCCAGTTCCAGCAATAAGGTATCTATATCTTGTATCAAGTTGGATGTCCTCGTCACTGTCTCGCTAAAGGAATTGAGGTTGCTCAAACTCTCCAGCCTTGATCTGATTTCGTCGAATCTCTCCCTTATGTCCTTAGATGGAGAGGTTGAAGTTGGTTCTATCTCCAGTGCCCTTATCTGGAGGGAGTCCTCTGTCAAAGTCACGACTAGGCGTATTGAACGTGATATCTTGTAGTACTTCCTAGGCCTCCCAGGCCCCATGTTGACCGAGTAAGATTCAACTATACCCAAGGATTCAAGTTCCCTCATGTGCTTTAGGGCAGCAGGCGGAGTTATACCCAGCATATCAGCTATCTCCTTAAGGGTTAGAGGCTTCCTCGTTAGCATAGATACTATTCTTCTCCTAGTCTCACCTGATAGGGCCTCGATTATGTCCTCGGCTCTCATTTCCCATCTGGTAAAATAGTATATAAGGAATTATTTAAGCATTTATTTGGATGTGTCAAGGACTACAACGTTCAATAACTAGTTTAACTGAAACGTGAGGCGGCTCCTCGGGTGAGAACTTGACCTTAAAGGAGGAGATCGATGCTAGGGTCTCTCCAGGCGTCGCTTCATCTAGGGGCGTTGCAACCATTGGTGTTATGGCTGCTCTGGTGGCAGTAGCCACGATGGTGATCCAGATCCCCACACCAGCGACTCAAGGTTACATAAACCTAGGAGATACCATCGTCATGCTCTCGGGGATCCTCTTCGGGTCCGTGGTGGGATCCCTCTCGGGCGGAATAGGATCGGCATTAGCGGACCTGCTAAGTGGATACGGTCACTGGGCACCGTTCACTTTGGTGATAAAGGGTGTAGAGGGATTCCTAGCGGGCATTGCCAAAGGGAAGGGCAATGTGATCTCCTTGCTCATCTTAGCCGTTGCTGGTGCTGAGATGGTAGCTGGTTACTTCGTAGTGGAATGGTACCTCTACGGCCTAGGAGGGGCCCTTCAGGAGGTGCCAGGTAACACATTCCAAGCAGTATCGGGAATAGTTTTCTCCTACCTGCTCGCCCCCGTCATCAGGAGGGCGTTAGGGGAATGGTCGTGAAACATAGGGGAAAGCTTCCCCCAGACTTCCTTTTCAGAAACATCATAGGGAAGCTACCGATCGAAGGTGATGGGATCCTGTTAGGCCCCTCCTTGGGCGAAGATGCCGCTATACTTGAGGTGAAAGAACCTCTGCTGGCTGTGCACTCAGATCCGGTGACAGGAGGCGGGAAGCTAGCTGGCTGGCTCTCTGTGTACGTGGCATCCAACGACATAGCGACAAGAGGTCTGAGTCCTAAGTGGCTACTCGTAGTCTTGCTTTTTAGGGATGGAGTGGATGAAAGCGAGATCTCTGAGCTAGTAGATCAGGTAGGGGAGGCGGCTAGGGAGATAGGTGCCGTGGTGATCGGCGGACACACAGAGATCACCCCCGGACTTCCGTTCAACATAGTGGTGACTACAGCCATGGGTGCTGGCGGGGTTGTTCTCAACACCAGAGACGCCAAGGAGGGCGACTCCCTCATCCTGACCAAAGCTGCCGCATTGGAAGGGACCGCCATCCTAGCCACCGAGCTGAGAGGCCTCTTGGAGGAGAAGGGCGTGGATCCTCATATCCTAGACAGGGCATCTGGGTTCATAAGGGAGATAAGCGTTGTGAGGGATGCTATGTTAGCTGCTAACCTAGCTAGGGCGATGCACGATCCTACAGAGGGTGGACTTATCGGGGGAGTCCAAGAGATGGCTCTAGCCTCGGGGAACGGATTCGTAATATATGAGGAGAACATACCCCTGAGAGAAGAAACGCTCGCTGTATGCGAGGCGCTGGAGATAGATCCTTTGAGGCTGATAAGCTCGGGGAGCCTCCTCATATCCGTGAGCGAGGAAAGGACAGACGAGTTGATCAGCGAGCTCAGGAGGGAGGGGATAGAGGCCTCCGTAATAGGCAGATTAACGGGGAGAGGGGAGGGGATGAGGCTCGTAAGAGCCAACGGTATGGTAGAGGATGTCAGTGAGCCTGTGATGGATGAGCTGTGGAGGGTCCTTCCCTCCTGAACCATTCAATTAAAGATCCCACCTTCTTTTATGTTTAAAAAATAAACCCAGCTGGAGTTCGGGGATTCCCTTGGAGGTCGTGGCATGCGTTAAGTTGGTTTACGATGAGACCCAGATGCCTGTGGAGGGGGATCGCCTCTTAGTGGATCAAGCTCCCGTGAAGATTAGTGATATAGACAGGAATGCTATCGAGGAAGCTGTCAAGATAAAGGAGGAGCTTGGTGGAAGAGTGACTCTAGCTGTCGTTGTTACAGGACCCTTAGATGAGGCTATCTTGAAGGAGGCCCTCGCCATGGGGGCTGATAGAGCTCTAATCGTGGAAGGAGATGCCGTTAAAGGGCATAATCCCTATAGGACAGCTCAAGCCATAGTGAAAGCCTTGAAGAGAGACGGAATCGATCCCAATCTTGTGGTGTGCGGGGAAGGCTCTTCCGATCAGTACAGCTGTGCCCTGCCAGCGATGATCGCCGAGATGCTATCCCTCCCGGTGGCGACATTCGTGGGGAAGCTGGAGGTAAAGGAGGGCAAGCTAGTGGTGGAGAGATACTTAGAAGGGGGCTTCGAGACAGCGGAAGTTCCACTCCCCGCGGTCATCTCAGTAACCTCGGAGGTCAATGAGCCTAGGATCCCGACGGTCCTCCAGATAATGAAGGCCGGCAAGAAGGAGAGGAGCTCGGTAGATGCCTCTGAACTTGATCTGAAGTTTCCACCCATCGAGCTGGTGGAGATAAAGGCTTACGTGAAGGAGAGGAGAAGGGAGAAGGTTGAGGGAAGCGTGAACGAGGTGGTAGATAGGATAGTGAAAGTCCTAGAGGAGAAGGGGGTGATCTGATGAAGATAGTTGTGGCCTCCGACCCGTCCAATCTGCCCAAGCTGGTTGGTGCCGCTAAGTCCCTGTCTCCCGAGGTCATTGAGGCTGTAAGTACTGACAGGGTCTCTATACCAGTTGACAAGCTCGTAATCGCTGATCTGACCCTTAATGACTGCTGGACCAGCGCCTTGAGTGAGAGGGAATTCGATTTGATGCTTCTTCCCTCAACGAGGGACTTCAAGGAGATAGGGGCTAGAGTGGCCGCTCGCAAAGGTATTTCTTACCTGTCAGATGTCCAAGAGCTCGAGCTAGGCGATCAATTGGTGGTATCGAGGATGGTGTTCAGCGGGAGGGGCATAGAGAAGCTGAAGGCTCCTCTTCCCGCTGTCATCACTATAGAATTGGATGCATTCGAGCCTATTTCCGAGGGTGGGGGCCCCTCTTCAGTAGAGGAGTTGAAGGTGGATTGTTCCCCGAGGATCAACTTGCTTGAGAGGAGGGAGAGGGAGGCAGAGGTCGACCTCTCAAAGGCCGAGATAATAGTGTCCGTCGGCAGGGGTCTCAAGAAGAAGGAGGATCTAGAGATGATAAGGGAGTTAGCATCCCTTCTGGGCGCGGAGATCGCGTGCACTAGACCCATCTCTGCGGACTTCAAGTGGCTGCCCGAGGAGAGGCATGTTGGAATGACCGGTGTGAGAGTGAAGCCGAGGATCTACCTAGCCTTGGGTATCTCCGGCCAGATACAGCATGTGGTCGGTTTCAGGGACGCAGAAACTGTTATATCAGTAAACACGGATCCTGATGCTCCTATATCAGAGGTGAGCGACTACTTCGTTGTGGCCGATCTTTACGAGGTGGTCCCCAAGCTGATAGAGGAGATAAGGAATAAAAGAGGCTCCTAGGGTTTAAAACTGATTTTAATCCTCCAGCAGTTCCCCTCCTAACACTTTTATCGCGTCCTCTACTCCCTCTTTCGGGCCGGTCAGGATTAGGATATCGCCCTCTCTGAGAATCTCCTCGTCCTTAGGTGCGTATATCCACCTAACTCCCCTCTTTATAGCAAGTATCCACATACCTGTCTTCTCCTCTAGGTCTAGATCCTCTATCCTCCATCCCACCGCCTCGCTGTCCTCCCTCAGTGCTACCCTCACCACGGTATCCTCGCTCTCCTCCAC harbors:
- the gap gene encoding type I glyceraldehyde-3-phosphate dehydrogenase — its product is MPIRIGINGFGRIGRQVFKIGQRNPNLEFVAVNDIADPKTLSHLLKYDSVFGRYPGTVVAEGSSIIVDGKEIRVFSVRDPAKIPWEELDIDVVVEATGLFRSRSDAAKHLRGSVKKVVITAPAKGEPADYTVVMGVNEGGLDLDKHHVISNASCTTNAFAMLVKVLHESFRIRRGLMTTVHAYTNDQRILDAPHRDLRRARAAAMSIIPTSTGAAKAIELIFPELRGRLAAIALRVPTPDVSIVDFSAEVERETNIHEVNRAFEKAASGPLSRYIGIAHDPVVSVDLVGDEHSVIFDPELTQVVDGNFIKVFGWYDNEWGYSARVVDLLDYIANKM
- a CDS encoding DNA topoisomerase; the encoded protein is ITGLTPKQIADRSSGIAQQLYEAGLISYIGTESQKYPKNWTKEDFVRMVELIGSYPPLEEDASFVLRNMRDRPVEGEKDDPAHPTIHVVGSPEEEFQSRNHRRVYEIIARRNLATLAPDALIRRVNVEVSVEEYRFKASGAALLEEGWLRVYPYAKRDYSMPPVDNGEEVKCIDVKIEEKETQPPKRYTPVSIIKEMEKLGLGTKNTRVQILDILKERGYIEGKSFKPTPLGEAVAEVLEEYVPDLTSPELTAKLEEAMAKIERGELDHSSFLSDALLKLEQIMRDFKSKEGLISEKLAKAVQAYRLTQNVVGKCPKCGRDLLLKKSKYGYFVICSGYPDDCDVKFNLLPGERILREECKCGLPLVEGKIRTKSKKTLKYIRCLGNCEESPVRCAKCGGVMVPKKGKFGVYLQCRECGSVNFFRVRKR
- the leuS gene encoding leucine--tRNA ligase, translating into MEAEANLVSKLRRIERKWQAKWEEARIFEADPDSREKFYLTVAYPYPNSPQHVGHGRTYGLTDAYARFKRMQGYNVLFPMAFHYTGTPILAMAKRLREGDKELIRIFTEIFHIPKEKLKELEDPLKMARYFHEEIKSGMKLMGYSIDWRREFTTIDPPYNNFITWQFHKLHEKGLLTKGRHPVGWCPRCNNAVGQHDTIGDVEPEIAETTLIKFEDEFIIPVVTFRPETILGVTNIWINPEVKYKIIEVSGEKWVVSEEALIKLKFQKFPVKKEIGEIWGRDLLGKKVRNPMTREEIVILPAKFVDPDYGTGIVMSVPGHAPYDYLALMDLKRNPDALRKYELSPGVLDGLEPVSIIEVEGFGEFPAKDAVESLGVRDQNDERAEEATELVYSKEYHSGRMKPNTGKYAGLPVSEAKERVKEDLIAEGKAYMFYEIANAPVYCRCGAKIVVNIVEDQWFIDYSNPEWKRLAHEALNSMRIVPREVRREFEEAIDWMREKACARKSGLGTKLPFDPDWMIESLSDSTIYMAYYTISKFINEGLVTAEHLDDEAFDYIFLGKGDPEDIARRKGLDEEVLKRLRQEFTYWYPLDSRHSGRDLIWNHLTFFIFNHVAIFPRELWPRQIVVNGSVTMEGKKMSKSLGNIIPIREAVEIFGADPIRLSVLGSAELLSDADFSPQVAASTLRRLFRIHEIATQFSGAEERKEPEDFWDKWILSRTRTHIIATTESMEECRSREAIQHSLYLILNEMEEYLDAKERPNEGIIKAILKIWARLLAPFAPHMAEEIWEIVGGEGFVSLARWPDPEEMPQYPEAELSYEVVSNVLEDVRSILASGVKGSKLYLYLASDWKYDLFRRIDELKRVHGLDPRRIIPEVMKEERFKIKSKQAIDLIRQFTSGGWPWLPSKEAELGALKDAKSFLEKKLGLEMVFEDEDSPSYDPKKRAGRAAPGKPAIYIE
- a CDS encoding HAD-IA family hydrolase, with translation MQGVRIRELLQSKKALIADLDGTLVDLRIDWDSLRERVRRAMGWDHPLRPLGRSIPLAARNEEEVKRAFEIVEEEELKAASRARPDEELREFFVSLRRKGLQIGLVTMQASRSAVLVLRNMDLADLFDVIVTREYSLDRRGQLVYALKKLGVRGGDCVFLGDMEWDVRSGKEVGCLTICVGGEIEGADLYVRDLKEIFKY